In Equus caballus isolate H_3958 breed thoroughbred chromosome 28, TB-T2T, whole genome shotgun sequence, the following proteins share a genomic window:
- the NEDD1 gene encoding protein NEDD1 isoform X11, whose product MYLVSGGLNNTVNIWDLKSKRVHRSLKDHKDEVTCVTYNWNDCYIASGSLSGEIILHSVTTNLSSTPFGHGSNQSVRHLKYSLFKKSLLGSVLDNGVVTLWDVNGQSPYHNFGSTHKAPASGICFSPVNELLFVTIGLDKRIILYDTSSKKLVKTLVADAPLTAVDFMPDGATLAIGSSRGKIYQYDLRTLKSPVKTISAHKTSVQCIAFQYSTPLSKSSLNKGCSTKPTAVSKRSVNVNAASGGVPNSGIVREVSTPSIATVLPQPMTTVVGKGTVAVQDKAGKRCLYIVFGVSPSKYLSLALSSSVQNSNSFEYLGQVLDLDKNVFWCLLSLPRSINTDILTKETDSGKNQDFSSFDDTGKSSLGDMFSPIRDDAVVNKGGDESVGKGDGLDFLPQLNSVFPPRKNPVASSAAILHSSPLNVFLGSPGKEENENHDLTAESKKIYLGKQEPKDSFKQFAQLISGAETGNLNTSPSSNQTRSPEKFEKPEKEIEAHLIHEAPVNGSSTPNPKIASSVSAGVASSLSEKIADTIGNNRPNAPLTSVQIRFIQNMIQETLDDFREACHRDIVNLQVEMIKQFHMQLNEMHSLLERYSVNEGLVAEIERLREENKRLRAHF is encoded by the exons ATGTATTTGGTAAGCGGAGGCCTAAATAACACTGTTAATATTTGGGATTTAAAATCAAAAAGAGTTCATCGATCTCTTAAg gatCATAAAGATGAAGTAACTTGTGTAACATATAATTGGAATGATTGCTACATTGCTTCTGGATCTCTCAGTGGTGAAATTATTTTGCACAGTGTAACCACTAATTTATCTAGTACTCCTTTTGGCCATGGTAGTAACCAg tCTGTTCGGCACTTAAAGTACTCCTTGTTTAAGAAATCGCTACTGGGCAGTGTTTTGGATAACGGAGTAGTTACTCTCTGGGATGTGAATGGTCAGAGTCCGTACCATAACTTTGGCAGTACACATAAAGCTCCAGCTTCAGGCATCTGTTTTTCTCCTGTCAATGAACTGCTGTTTGTAACTATAGGCTTGGATAAAAGAATCATTCTCTATGATACTTCAAGTAAGAA GCTGGTGAAAACTTTAGTGGCTGATGCTCCTCTCACTGCAGTAGATTTCATGCCCGATGGAGCCACATTGGCGATTGGATCTTCCCGTGGGAAAATATATCAGTATGATTTAAGGACGTTGAAATCACCCGTTAAAACCATCAGTGCTCACAAGACATCTGTGCAGTGTATAGCATTTCAGTACTCCACTCCTCTTTCTAAG TCAAGTTTAAATAAAGGCTGTTCAACTAAGCCCACAGCTGTGAGCAAACGAAGCGTTAATGTGAACGCCGCTAGTGGAGGAGTTCCGAATTCCGGAATTGTCAGAGAAGTGAGCACCCCTTCCATTGCCACGGTTCTGCCACAGCCCATGACAACCGTTGTGGGGAAAGGAACAGTTGCTGTTCAAGACAAAGCAGGTAAACGTTGCTTGTATATAGTATTCGGAGTTTCCCCTTCCAAGTACTTATCATTAGCACTTTCTTCTAGTGTCCAGAACTCAAATTCATTTGAGTATTTAG gacAAGTACTTGACTTGGACAAAAATGTGTTTTGGTGCCTTCTCA GTTTGCCTCGAAGcataaatacagatattttaacTAAGGAAACAGACAGTGGAAAAAATCAGGATTTCTCTAGCTTTGATGATACTGGAAAAAGTAGTTTAGGTGACATGTTCTCACCTATCAGAGATG ATGCTGTAGTTAACAAGGGAGGTGATGAGTCCGTAGGCAAAGGAGATG gcCTTGACTTTTTACCACAGTTGAACTCAGTGTTTCCTCCAAGAAAAAATCCAGTAGCTTCCAGTGCTGCAATACTGCATTCTAGTCCTCTGAATGTCTTTTTGGGCTCtccagggaaagaagaaaatgaaaatcatgaTCTGACAGCTGAATCTAAGAAAATCTATCTGGGTAAACAGGAACCTAAGGACTCCTTCAAACAG TTTGCACAGTTGATCTCTGGTGCTGAAACTGGAAATCTGAATACCTCTCCATCATCTAATCAAACGAGAAGTCCTGAGAAATTTGAAAAGCCggagaaagaaattgaagcccACTTAATACATGAAGCCCCGGTCAATGGATCCTCAACTCCAA atccAAAGATAGCATCCTCTGTCAGTGCTGGAGTTGCCAGTTCACTATCAGAAAAAATAGCTGATACTATTGGAAATAATCGGCCAAATGCACCATTGACATCTGTTCAAATCCGTTTTATTCAGAACATGATACAGGAAACATTGGATGACTTTAG AGAAGCATGCCATAGGGACATTGTGAATTTGCAAGTGGAGATGATTAAACAGTTTCATATGCAATTG aaTGAAATGCACTCTTTGTTGGAGAGATACTCAGTGAATGAAGGTTTAGTGGCTGAAATTGAAAGACTacgagaagaaaacaaaaggctaCGGGCCCACTTTTGA
- the NEDD1 gene encoding protein NEDD1 isoform X4, which yields MQENLRFASSGDDVKIWDASSMTLVDKFNPHTSPRGISSLCWSSNNNFLVTASSSGDKIVVSSCKCKPVPLLELGEGQKQTCVSLNSTSMYLVSGGLNNTVNIWDLKSKRVHRSLKDHKDEVTCVTYNWNDCYIASGSLSGEIILHSVTTNLSSTPFGHGSNQSVRHLKYSLFKKSLLGSVLDNGVVTLWDVNGQSPYHNFGSTHKAPASGICFSPVNELLFVTIGLDKRIILYDTSSKKLVKTLVADAPLTAVDFMPDGATLAIGSSRGKIYQYDLRTLKSPVKTISAHKTSVQCIAFQYSTPLSKSSLNKGCSTKPTAVSKRSVNVNAASGGVPNSGIVREVSTPSIATVLPQPMTTVVGKGTVAVQDKAGQVLDLDKNVFWCLLSLPRSINTDILTKETDSGKNQDFSSFDDTGKSSLGDMFSPIRDDAVVNKGGDESVGKGDGLDFLPQLNSVFPPRKNPVASSAAILHSSPLNVFLGSPGKEENENHDLTAESKKIYLGKQEPKDSFKQFAQLISGAETGNLNTSPSSNQTRSPEKFEKPEKEIEAHLIHEAPVNGSSTPNPKIASSVSAGVASSLSEKIADTIGNNRPNAPLTSVQIRFIQNMIQETLDDFREACHRDIVNLQVEMIKQFHMQLNEMHSLLERYSVNEGLVAEIERLREENKRLRAHF from the exons ATGCAGGAAAACCTCAGATTTGCTTCATCGGGAGATGATGTTAAAATATGGGATGCCTCATCTATGACATTGGTGGATAAATTCAACCCACACACATCACCACGTGGAATCAGCTCATTGTGTTGGAGCAGCAAta ATAACTTTCTAGTGACAGCATCTTCCAGTGGCGACAAAATAGTTGTTTCAAGTTGCAAATGTAAACCTGTTCCACTTTTAGAGCTTGGTGAAGGg caaAAGCAGACATGCGTCAGTTTAAATTCTACATCTATGTATTTGGTAAGCGGAGGCCTAAATAACACTGTTAATATTTGGGATTTAAAATCAAAAAGAGTTCATCGATCTCTTAAg gatCATAAAGATGAAGTAACTTGTGTAACATATAATTGGAATGATTGCTACATTGCTTCTGGATCTCTCAGTGGTGAAATTATTTTGCACAGTGTAACCACTAATTTATCTAGTACTCCTTTTGGCCATGGTAGTAACCAg tCTGTTCGGCACTTAAAGTACTCCTTGTTTAAGAAATCGCTACTGGGCAGTGTTTTGGATAACGGAGTAGTTACTCTCTGGGATGTGAATGGTCAGAGTCCGTACCATAACTTTGGCAGTACACATAAAGCTCCAGCTTCAGGCATCTGTTTTTCTCCTGTCAATGAACTGCTGTTTGTAACTATAGGCTTGGATAAAAGAATCATTCTCTATGATACTTCAAGTAAGAA GCTGGTGAAAACTTTAGTGGCTGATGCTCCTCTCACTGCAGTAGATTTCATGCCCGATGGAGCCACATTGGCGATTGGATCTTCCCGTGGGAAAATATATCAGTATGATTTAAGGACGTTGAAATCACCCGTTAAAACCATCAGTGCTCACAAGACATCTGTGCAGTGTATAGCATTTCAGTACTCCACTCCTCTTTCTAAG TCAAGTTTAAATAAAGGCTGTTCAACTAAGCCCACAGCTGTGAGCAAACGAAGCGTTAATGTGAACGCCGCTAGTGGAGGAGTTCCGAATTCCGGAATTGTCAGAGAAGTGAGCACCCCTTCCATTGCCACGGTTCTGCCACAGCCCATGACAACCGTTGTGGGGAAAGGAACAGTTGCTGTTCAAGACAAAGCAG gacAAGTACTTGACTTGGACAAAAATGTGTTTTGGTGCCTTCTCA GTTTGCCTCGAAGcataaatacagatattttaacTAAGGAAACAGACAGTGGAAAAAATCAGGATTTCTCTAGCTTTGATGATACTGGAAAAAGTAGTTTAGGTGACATGTTCTCACCTATCAGAGATG ATGCTGTAGTTAACAAGGGAGGTGATGAGTCCGTAGGCAAAGGAGATG gcCTTGACTTTTTACCACAGTTGAACTCAGTGTTTCCTCCAAGAAAAAATCCAGTAGCTTCCAGTGCTGCAATACTGCATTCTAGTCCTCTGAATGTCTTTTTGGGCTCtccagggaaagaagaaaatgaaaatcatgaTCTGACAGCTGAATCTAAGAAAATCTATCTGGGTAAACAGGAACCTAAGGACTCCTTCAAACAG TTTGCACAGTTGATCTCTGGTGCTGAAACTGGAAATCTGAATACCTCTCCATCATCTAATCAAACGAGAAGTCCTGAGAAATTTGAAAAGCCggagaaagaaattgaagcccACTTAATACATGAAGCCCCGGTCAATGGATCCTCAACTCCAA atccAAAGATAGCATCCTCTGTCAGTGCTGGAGTTGCCAGTTCACTATCAGAAAAAATAGCTGATACTATTGGAAATAATCGGCCAAATGCACCATTGACATCTGTTCAAATCCGTTTTATTCAGAACATGATACAGGAAACATTGGATGACTTTAG AGAAGCATGCCATAGGGACATTGTGAATTTGCAAGTGGAGATGATTAAACAGTTTCATATGCAATTG aaTGAAATGCACTCTTTGTTGGAGAGATACTCAGTGAATGAAGGTTTAGTGGCTGAAATTGAAAGACTacgagaagaaaacaaaaggctaCGGGCCCACTTTTGA
- the NEDD1 gene encoding protein NEDD1 isoform X13 produces MYLVSGGLNNTVNIWDLKSKRVHRSLKDHKDEVTCVTYNWNDCYIASGSLSGEIILHSVTTNLSSTPFGHGSNQSVRHLKYSLFKKSLLGSVLDNGVVTLWDVNGQSPYHNFGSTHKAPASGICFSPVNELLFVTIGLDKRIILYDTSSKKLVKTLVADAPLTAVDFMPDGATLAIGSSRGKIYQYDLRTLKSPVKTISAHKTSVQCIAFQYSTPLSKSSLNKGCSTKPTAVSKRSVNVNAASGGVPNSGIVREVSTPSIATVLPQPMTTVVGKGTVAVQDKAGQVLDLDKNVFWCLLSLPRSINTDILTKETDSGKNQDFSSFDDTGKSSLGDMFSPIRDDAVVNKGGDESVGKGDGLDFLPQLNSVFPPRKNPVASSAAILHSSPLNVFLGSPGKEENENHDLTAESKKIYLGKQEPKDSFKQFAQLISGAETGNLNTSPSSNQTRSPEKFEKPEKEIEAHLIHEAPVNGSSTPNPKIASSVSAGVASSLSEKIADTIGNNRPNAPLTSVQIRFIQNMIQETLDDFREACHRDIVNLQVEMIKQFHMQLNEMHSLLERYSVNEGLVAEIERLREENKRLRAHF; encoded by the exons ATGTATTTGGTAAGCGGAGGCCTAAATAACACTGTTAATATTTGGGATTTAAAATCAAAAAGAGTTCATCGATCTCTTAAg gatCATAAAGATGAAGTAACTTGTGTAACATATAATTGGAATGATTGCTACATTGCTTCTGGATCTCTCAGTGGTGAAATTATTTTGCACAGTGTAACCACTAATTTATCTAGTACTCCTTTTGGCCATGGTAGTAACCAg tCTGTTCGGCACTTAAAGTACTCCTTGTTTAAGAAATCGCTACTGGGCAGTGTTTTGGATAACGGAGTAGTTACTCTCTGGGATGTGAATGGTCAGAGTCCGTACCATAACTTTGGCAGTACACATAAAGCTCCAGCTTCAGGCATCTGTTTTTCTCCTGTCAATGAACTGCTGTTTGTAACTATAGGCTTGGATAAAAGAATCATTCTCTATGATACTTCAAGTAAGAA GCTGGTGAAAACTTTAGTGGCTGATGCTCCTCTCACTGCAGTAGATTTCATGCCCGATGGAGCCACATTGGCGATTGGATCTTCCCGTGGGAAAATATATCAGTATGATTTAAGGACGTTGAAATCACCCGTTAAAACCATCAGTGCTCACAAGACATCTGTGCAGTGTATAGCATTTCAGTACTCCACTCCTCTTTCTAAG TCAAGTTTAAATAAAGGCTGTTCAACTAAGCCCACAGCTGTGAGCAAACGAAGCGTTAATGTGAACGCCGCTAGTGGAGGAGTTCCGAATTCCGGAATTGTCAGAGAAGTGAGCACCCCTTCCATTGCCACGGTTCTGCCACAGCCCATGACAACCGTTGTGGGGAAAGGAACAGTTGCTGTTCAAGACAAAGCAG gacAAGTACTTGACTTGGACAAAAATGTGTTTTGGTGCCTTCTCA GTTTGCCTCGAAGcataaatacagatattttaacTAAGGAAACAGACAGTGGAAAAAATCAGGATTTCTCTAGCTTTGATGATACTGGAAAAAGTAGTTTAGGTGACATGTTCTCACCTATCAGAGATG ATGCTGTAGTTAACAAGGGAGGTGATGAGTCCGTAGGCAAAGGAGATG gcCTTGACTTTTTACCACAGTTGAACTCAGTGTTTCCTCCAAGAAAAAATCCAGTAGCTTCCAGTGCTGCAATACTGCATTCTAGTCCTCTGAATGTCTTTTTGGGCTCtccagggaaagaagaaaatgaaaatcatgaTCTGACAGCTGAATCTAAGAAAATCTATCTGGGTAAACAGGAACCTAAGGACTCCTTCAAACAG TTTGCACAGTTGATCTCTGGTGCTGAAACTGGAAATCTGAATACCTCTCCATCATCTAATCAAACGAGAAGTCCTGAGAAATTTGAAAAGCCggagaaagaaattgaagcccACTTAATACATGAAGCCCCGGTCAATGGATCCTCAACTCCAA atccAAAGATAGCATCCTCTGTCAGTGCTGGAGTTGCCAGTTCACTATCAGAAAAAATAGCTGATACTATTGGAAATAATCGGCCAAATGCACCATTGACATCTGTTCAAATCCGTTTTATTCAGAACATGATACAGGAAACATTGGATGACTTTAG AGAAGCATGCCATAGGGACATTGTGAATTTGCAAGTGGAGATGATTAAACAGTTTCATATGCAATTG aaTGAAATGCACTCTTTGTTGGAGAGATACTCAGTGAATGAAGGTTTAGTGGCTGAAATTGAAAGACTacgagaagaaaacaaaaggctaCGGGCCCACTTTTGA
- the NEDD1 gene encoding protein NEDD1 isoform X15: MYLVSGGLNNTVNIWDLKSKRVHRSLKDHKDEVTCVTYNWNDCYIASGSLSGEIILHSVTTNLSSTPFGHGSNQSVRHLKYSLFKKSLLGSVLDNGVVTLWDVNGQSPYHNFGSTHKAPASGICFSPVNELLFVTIGLDKRIILYDTSSKKLVKTLVADAPLTAVDFMPDGATLAIGSSRGKIYQYDLRTLKSPVKTISAHKTSVQCIAFQYSTPLSKSSLNKGCSTKPTAVSKRSVNVNAASGGVPNSGIVREVSTPSIATVLPQPMTTVVGKGTVAVQDKAGLPRSINTDILTKETDSGKNQDFSSFDDTGKSSLGDMFSPIRDDAVVNKGGDESVGKGDGLDFLPQLNSVFPPRKNPVASSAAILHSSPLNVFLGSPGKEENENHDLTAESKKIYLGKQEPKDSFKQFAQLISGAETGNLNTSPSSNQTRSPEKFEKPEKEIEAHLIHEAPVNGSSTPNPKIASSVSAGVASSLSEKIADTIGNNRPNAPLTSVQIRFIQNMIQETLDDFREACHRDIVNLQVEMIKQFHMQLNEMHSLLERYSVNEGLVAEIERLREENKRLRAHF, encoded by the exons ATGTATTTGGTAAGCGGAGGCCTAAATAACACTGTTAATATTTGGGATTTAAAATCAAAAAGAGTTCATCGATCTCTTAAg gatCATAAAGATGAAGTAACTTGTGTAACATATAATTGGAATGATTGCTACATTGCTTCTGGATCTCTCAGTGGTGAAATTATTTTGCACAGTGTAACCACTAATTTATCTAGTACTCCTTTTGGCCATGGTAGTAACCAg tCTGTTCGGCACTTAAAGTACTCCTTGTTTAAGAAATCGCTACTGGGCAGTGTTTTGGATAACGGAGTAGTTACTCTCTGGGATGTGAATGGTCAGAGTCCGTACCATAACTTTGGCAGTACACATAAAGCTCCAGCTTCAGGCATCTGTTTTTCTCCTGTCAATGAACTGCTGTTTGTAACTATAGGCTTGGATAAAAGAATCATTCTCTATGATACTTCAAGTAAGAA GCTGGTGAAAACTTTAGTGGCTGATGCTCCTCTCACTGCAGTAGATTTCATGCCCGATGGAGCCACATTGGCGATTGGATCTTCCCGTGGGAAAATATATCAGTATGATTTAAGGACGTTGAAATCACCCGTTAAAACCATCAGTGCTCACAAGACATCTGTGCAGTGTATAGCATTTCAGTACTCCACTCCTCTTTCTAAG TCAAGTTTAAATAAAGGCTGTTCAACTAAGCCCACAGCTGTGAGCAAACGAAGCGTTAATGTGAACGCCGCTAGTGGAGGAGTTCCGAATTCCGGAATTGTCAGAGAAGTGAGCACCCCTTCCATTGCCACGGTTCTGCCACAGCCCATGACAACCGTTGTGGGGAAAGGAACAGTTGCTGTTCAAGACAAAGCAG GTTTGCCTCGAAGcataaatacagatattttaacTAAGGAAACAGACAGTGGAAAAAATCAGGATTTCTCTAGCTTTGATGATACTGGAAAAAGTAGTTTAGGTGACATGTTCTCACCTATCAGAGATG ATGCTGTAGTTAACAAGGGAGGTGATGAGTCCGTAGGCAAAGGAGATG gcCTTGACTTTTTACCACAGTTGAACTCAGTGTTTCCTCCAAGAAAAAATCCAGTAGCTTCCAGTGCTGCAATACTGCATTCTAGTCCTCTGAATGTCTTTTTGGGCTCtccagggaaagaagaaaatgaaaatcatgaTCTGACAGCTGAATCTAAGAAAATCTATCTGGGTAAACAGGAACCTAAGGACTCCTTCAAACAG TTTGCACAGTTGATCTCTGGTGCTGAAACTGGAAATCTGAATACCTCTCCATCATCTAATCAAACGAGAAGTCCTGAGAAATTTGAAAAGCCggagaaagaaattgaagcccACTTAATACATGAAGCCCCGGTCAATGGATCCTCAACTCCAA atccAAAGATAGCATCCTCTGTCAGTGCTGGAGTTGCCAGTTCACTATCAGAAAAAATAGCTGATACTATTGGAAATAATCGGCCAAATGCACCATTGACATCTGTTCAAATCCGTTTTATTCAGAACATGATACAGGAAACATTGGATGACTTTAG AGAAGCATGCCATAGGGACATTGTGAATTTGCAAGTGGAGATGATTAAACAGTTTCATATGCAATTG aaTGAAATGCACTCTTTGTTGGAGAGATACTCAGTGAATGAAGGTTTAGTGGCTGAAATTGAAAGACTacgagaagaaaacaaaaggctaCGGGCCCACTTTTGA
- the NEDD1 gene encoding protein NEDD1 isoform X12, whose product MYLVSGGLNNTVNIWDLKSKRVHRSLKDHKDEVTCVTYNWNDCYIASGSLSGEIILHSVTTNLSSTPFGHGSNQSVRHLKYSLFKKSLLGSVLDNGVVTLWDVNGQSPYHNFGSTHKAPASGICFSPVNELLFVTIGLDKRIILYDTSSKKLVKTLVADAPLTAVDFMPDGATLAIGSSRGKIYQYDLRTLKSPVKTISAHKTSVQCIAFQYSTPLSKPTAVSKRSVNVNAASGGVPNSGIVREVSTPSIATVLPQPMTTVVGKGTVAVQDKAGKRCLYIVFGVSPSKYLSLALSSSVQNSNSFEYLGQVLDLDKNVFWCLLSLPRSINTDILTKETDSGKNQDFSSFDDTGKSSLGDMFSPIRDDAVVNKGGDESVGKGDGLDFLPQLNSVFPPRKNPVASSAAILHSSPLNVFLGSPGKEENENHDLTAESKKIYLGKQEPKDSFKQFAQLISGAETGNLNTSPSSNQTRSPEKFEKPEKEIEAHLIHEAPVNGSSTPNPKIASSVSAGVASSLSEKIADTIGNNRPNAPLTSVQIRFIQNMIQETLDDFREACHRDIVNLQVEMIKQFHMQLNEMHSLLERYSVNEGLVAEIERLREENKRLRAHF is encoded by the exons ATGTATTTGGTAAGCGGAGGCCTAAATAACACTGTTAATATTTGGGATTTAAAATCAAAAAGAGTTCATCGATCTCTTAAg gatCATAAAGATGAAGTAACTTGTGTAACATATAATTGGAATGATTGCTACATTGCTTCTGGATCTCTCAGTGGTGAAATTATTTTGCACAGTGTAACCACTAATTTATCTAGTACTCCTTTTGGCCATGGTAGTAACCAg tCTGTTCGGCACTTAAAGTACTCCTTGTTTAAGAAATCGCTACTGGGCAGTGTTTTGGATAACGGAGTAGTTACTCTCTGGGATGTGAATGGTCAGAGTCCGTACCATAACTTTGGCAGTACACATAAAGCTCCAGCTTCAGGCATCTGTTTTTCTCCTGTCAATGAACTGCTGTTTGTAACTATAGGCTTGGATAAAAGAATCATTCTCTATGATACTTCAAGTAAGAA GCTGGTGAAAACTTTAGTGGCTGATGCTCCTCTCACTGCAGTAGATTTCATGCCCGATGGAGCCACATTGGCGATTGGATCTTCCCGTGGGAAAATATATCAGTATGATTTAAGGACGTTGAAATCACCCGTTAAAACCATCAGTGCTCACAAGACATCTGTGCAGTGTATAGCATTTCAGTACTCCACTCCTCTTTCTAAG CCCACAGCTGTGAGCAAACGAAGCGTTAATGTGAACGCCGCTAGTGGAGGAGTTCCGAATTCCGGAATTGTCAGAGAAGTGAGCACCCCTTCCATTGCCACGGTTCTGCCACAGCCCATGACAACCGTTGTGGGGAAAGGAACAGTTGCTGTTCAAGACAAAGCAGGTAAACGTTGCTTGTATATAGTATTCGGAGTTTCCCCTTCCAAGTACTTATCATTAGCACTTTCTTCTAGTGTCCAGAACTCAAATTCATTTGAGTATTTAG gacAAGTACTTGACTTGGACAAAAATGTGTTTTGGTGCCTTCTCA GTTTGCCTCGAAGcataaatacagatattttaacTAAGGAAACAGACAGTGGAAAAAATCAGGATTTCTCTAGCTTTGATGATACTGGAAAAAGTAGTTTAGGTGACATGTTCTCACCTATCAGAGATG ATGCTGTAGTTAACAAGGGAGGTGATGAGTCCGTAGGCAAAGGAGATG gcCTTGACTTTTTACCACAGTTGAACTCAGTGTTTCCTCCAAGAAAAAATCCAGTAGCTTCCAGTGCTGCAATACTGCATTCTAGTCCTCTGAATGTCTTTTTGGGCTCtccagggaaagaagaaaatgaaaatcatgaTCTGACAGCTGAATCTAAGAAAATCTATCTGGGTAAACAGGAACCTAAGGACTCCTTCAAACAG TTTGCACAGTTGATCTCTGGTGCTGAAACTGGAAATCTGAATACCTCTCCATCATCTAATCAAACGAGAAGTCCTGAGAAATTTGAAAAGCCggagaaagaaattgaagcccACTTAATACATGAAGCCCCGGTCAATGGATCCTCAACTCCAA atccAAAGATAGCATCCTCTGTCAGTGCTGGAGTTGCCAGTTCACTATCAGAAAAAATAGCTGATACTATTGGAAATAATCGGCCAAATGCACCATTGACATCTGTTCAAATCCGTTTTATTCAGAACATGATACAGGAAACATTGGATGACTTTAG AGAAGCATGCCATAGGGACATTGTGAATTTGCAAGTGGAGATGATTAAACAGTTTCATATGCAATTG aaTGAAATGCACTCTTTGTTGGAGAGATACTCAGTGAATGAAGGTTTAGTGGCTGAAATTGAAAGACTacgagaagaaaacaaaaggctaCGGGCCCACTTTTGA
- the NEDD1 gene encoding protein NEDD1 isoform X17 gives MYLVSGGLNNTVNIWDLKSKRVHRSLKDHKDEVTCVTYNWNDCYIASGSLSGEIILHSVTTNLSSTPFGHGSNQSVRHLKYSLFKKSLLGSVLDNGVVTLWDVNGQSPYHNFGSTHKAPASGICFSPVNELLFVTIGLDKRIILYDTSSKKLVKTLVADAPLTAVDFMPDGATLAIGSSRGKIYQYDLRTLKSPVKTISAHKTSVQCIAFQYSTPLSKPTAVSKRSVNVNAASGGVPNSGIVREVSTPSIATVLPQPMTTVVGKGTVAVQDKAGLPRSINTDILTKETDSGKNQDFSSFDDTGKSSLGDMFSPIRDDAVVNKGGDESVGKGDGLDFLPQLNSVFPPRKNPVASSAAILHSSPLNVFLGSPGKEENENHDLTAESKKIYLGKQEPKDSFKQFAQLISGAETGNLNTSPSSNQTRSPEKFEKPEKEIEAHLIHEAPVNGSSTPNPKIASSVSAGVASSLSEKIADTIGNNRPNAPLTSVQIRFIQNMIQETLDDFREACHRDIVNLQVEMIKQFHMQLNEMHSLLERYSVNEGLVAEIERLREENKRLRAHF, from the exons ATGTATTTGGTAAGCGGAGGCCTAAATAACACTGTTAATATTTGGGATTTAAAATCAAAAAGAGTTCATCGATCTCTTAAg gatCATAAAGATGAAGTAACTTGTGTAACATATAATTGGAATGATTGCTACATTGCTTCTGGATCTCTCAGTGGTGAAATTATTTTGCACAGTGTAACCACTAATTTATCTAGTACTCCTTTTGGCCATGGTAGTAACCAg tCTGTTCGGCACTTAAAGTACTCCTTGTTTAAGAAATCGCTACTGGGCAGTGTTTTGGATAACGGAGTAGTTACTCTCTGGGATGTGAATGGTCAGAGTCCGTACCATAACTTTGGCAGTACACATAAAGCTCCAGCTTCAGGCATCTGTTTTTCTCCTGTCAATGAACTGCTGTTTGTAACTATAGGCTTGGATAAAAGAATCATTCTCTATGATACTTCAAGTAAGAA GCTGGTGAAAACTTTAGTGGCTGATGCTCCTCTCACTGCAGTAGATTTCATGCCCGATGGAGCCACATTGGCGATTGGATCTTCCCGTGGGAAAATATATCAGTATGATTTAAGGACGTTGAAATCACCCGTTAAAACCATCAGTGCTCACAAGACATCTGTGCAGTGTATAGCATTTCAGTACTCCACTCCTCTTTCTAAG CCCACAGCTGTGAGCAAACGAAGCGTTAATGTGAACGCCGCTAGTGGAGGAGTTCCGAATTCCGGAATTGTCAGAGAAGTGAGCACCCCTTCCATTGCCACGGTTCTGCCACAGCCCATGACAACCGTTGTGGGGAAAGGAACAGTTGCTGTTCAAGACAAAGCAG GTTTGCCTCGAAGcataaatacagatattttaacTAAGGAAACAGACAGTGGAAAAAATCAGGATTTCTCTAGCTTTGATGATACTGGAAAAAGTAGTTTAGGTGACATGTTCTCACCTATCAGAGATG ATGCTGTAGTTAACAAGGGAGGTGATGAGTCCGTAGGCAAAGGAGATG gcCTTGACTTTTTACCACAGTTGAACTCAGTGTTTCCTCCAAGAAAAAATCCAGTAGCTTCCAGTGCTGCAATACTGCATTCTAGTCCTCTGAATGTCTTTTTGGGCTCtccagggaaagaagaaaatgaaaatcatgaTCTGACAGCTGAATCTAAGAAAATCTATCTGGGTAAACAGGAACCTAAGGACTCCTTCAAACAG TTTGCACAGTTGATCTCTGGTGCTGAAACTGGAAATCTGAATACCTCTCCATCATCTAATCAAACGAGAAGTCCTGAGAAATTTGAAAAGCCggagaaagaaattgaagcccACTTAATACATGAAGCCCCGGTCAATGGATCCTCAACTCCAA atccAAAGATAGCATCCTCTGTCAGTGCTGGAGTTGCCAGTTCACTATCAGAAAAAATAGCTGATACTATTGGAAATAATCGGCCAAATGCACCATTGACATCTGTTCAAATCCGTTTTATTCAGAACATGATACAGGAAACATTGGATGACTTTAG AGAAGCATGCCATAGGGACATTGTGAATTTGCAAGTGGAGATGATTAAACAGTTTCATATGCAATTG aaTGAAATGCACTCTTTGTTGGAGAGATACTCAGTGAATGAAGGTTTAGTGGCTGAAATTGAAAGACTacgagaagaaaacaaaaggctaCGGGCCCACTTTTGA